A genomic window from Anthocerotibacter panamensis C109 includes:
- a CDS encoding S8 family peptidase — translation MPDRSNQFPHLSLRLVKEGIASAPPGGGGRVSAITLANRGDAGGHGSKLKSSVDLITTNWKEEKKKRKEEGKPELPDAVSFILQVDPDLFDADALKSFGIEVVADLEHGYIIGASADTELSELRKKIEQFIKSQRGGGKVPEIWEILEGTRRPEYILSDGLKAEWNQILEQQEYIVDIGISCINIQEQYSRCPKRKESESDERYQNRVDQWLDKHNLSPEDWDDLYSERTDKLQEFINQYNGEILRNVAGDEIGTSRLPDCFSCRIRILGKGLKDLVLNFPYIFDVSEPDEFSAPSVTPNESDSDREIFTLEAPDPNAPKVCVIDSGIQELHPKLRGAIDSQHSRSWVPGELDMTADYVQGGGHGTRVAGAILYPRGIPSTGFQKATCWVQNARILDGGNQLPKKLFPPKVLEEIVEFYHYQTRTRIFNHSVAGISPCRTQSMTPWAAAIDKLTWEKQGDFLFIVAAGNIEANVSFVTRPSISAHMQAARVYPDYLLSPSARVANPAQSFQALTVGSVSHSSYQNPPFKSIAEADYPSSFSCSGLGIWDTIKPEVVEYGGDYVIDSSTSPSFTKPPSVCPELVRSTLDGGKAVSADAVGTSFAAPKVAHIAAALAAAFPQESALFYRALIIQSARLPNWTNESVEKLYQGVRTMGYGIPSLGRALGNSANRVTLTTQGNERICARQAKVYQVQIPETLLRQGEGFDILIEITLSYVAEPRRTRRHRRKYLSTWLDWTCSKKGEDPQKFLDRVLKKYNEAPQDADEGEGLFRWTLGKRQFRPNSDDQRRPRGIDGIVKEISRSTGTVQKDWAKVQSYDLREGFCIAVVGHEGWNKSSEATAPYSLVVSFEAVNSEISIYDAFIQVQQPLQVQQEVQMTIS, via the coding sequence ATGCCTGATAGATCCAATCAATTTCCTCATCTCTCACTTCGTTTAGTTAAGGAAGGAATTGCATCTGCCCCTCCGGGTGGTGGCGGTAGGGTTTCTGCAATCACTTTGGCAAATAGAGGGGACGCCGGGGGACATGGCAGTAAGCTAAAATCATCAGTTGATCTAATCACCACAAACTGGAAAGAAGAGAAGAAAAAACGCAAGGAAGAAGGCAAACCTGAATTGCCAGATGCAGTATCCTTCATCCTACAGGTAGATCCCGATTTATTTGATGCAGATGCATTAAAAAGCTTTGGAATTGAAGTAGTTGCGGACTTAGAACATGGATATATTATCGGGGCTTCTGCTGATACGGAGCTATCAGAACTCAGAAAAAAGATTGAGCAGTTTATCAAATCTCAAAGAGGAGGGGGAAAAGTTCCAGAAATTTGGGAGATCTTAGAAGGAACTCGACGTCCAGAATATATTCTTTCTGATGGTCTTAAAGCTGAGTGGAACCAAATTCTTGAGCAACAGGAATATATTGTAGACATTGGCATTTCCTGCATCAACATTCAAGAACAATATTCAAGATGTCCTAAGCGCAAAGAATCTGAGAGTGATGAAAGATATCAGAATCGCGTAGATCAATGGTTAGACAAGCACAATTTATCTCCTGAAGATTGGGACGATCTATATTCAGAACGCACAGATAAACTCCAGGAATTTATCAACCAATACAATGGTGAAATTCTGCGAAATGTAGCTGGTGACGAGATAGGAACTTCGCGCTTGCCAGACTGTTTCTCATGCCGCATTCGGATTCTTGGAAAAGGGTTAAAGGATCTTGTTCTTAATTTCCCATATATTTTTGATGTCAGTGAACCTGATGAATTTAGTGCCCCTTCAGTTACACCTAATGAATCTGATTCCGATCGAGAAATATTTACGCTAGAAGCGCCTGATCCGAATGCACCTAAAGTTTGCGTGATTGATAGTGGTATTCAGGAACTTCATCCGAAATTACGAGGTGCGATCGATTCCCAACATTCTAGATCCTGGGTACCTGGAGAGCTTGACATGACTGCTGACTATGTTCAAGGCGGCGGGCATGGCACTAGAGTTGCTGGTGCGATTCTTTATCCTCGCGGAATTCCTTCAACAGGTTTTCAGAAGGCAACATGTTGGGTTCAAAATGCCAGAATTCTTGATGGTGGTAACCAACTACCTAAAAAACTATTTCCCCCTAAAGTACTGGAAGAGATCGTAGAATTCTATCATTATCAAACCAGAACTCGTATTTTTAATCACTCAGTTGCAGGTATTTCTCCTTGTCGAACCCAATCAATGACTCCTTGGGCAGCAGCAATAGATAAGCTGACTTGGGAGAAACAAGGGGATTTTCTATTTATTGTTGCTGCGGGCAATATTGAGGCAAATGTAAGTTTTGTTACTCGACCATCTATTTCCGCACACATGCAAGCTGCGCGGGTTTATCCAGATTACTTATTGTCTCCTTCTGCACGAGTCGCAAATCCTGCTCAAAGTTTTCAAGCACTGACAGTAGGTTCAGTTTCTCATAGCAGCTATCAGAATCCTCCTTTTAAATCGATAGCAGAAGCAGATTACCCTTCATCATTCTCCTGCTCGGGCTTGGGAATTTGGGACACGATTAAACCGGAAGTAGTAGAGTATGGGGGAGACTATGTAATTGACTCATCTACTTCACCAAGTTTCACAAAACCACCATCCGTCTGCCCTGAGCTAGTTCGATCCACTCTTGATGGTGGTAAAGCTGTCAGTGCTGATGCAGTAGGAACTTCGTTTGCTGCTCCGAAAGTTGCTCATATTGCCGCTGCACTGGCAGCAGCGTTTCCACAAGAAAGTGCTTTGTTTTACCGTGCTCTCATCATTCAATCGGCACGTCTGCCTAACTGGACAAACGAGTCAGTTGAAAAACTGTATCAAGGCGTTCGGACGATGGGTTACGGTATTCCTAGTCTTGGTCGAGCTTTAGGTAATTCTGCCAACCGTGTAACCTTAACAACCCAAGGAAACGAAAGGATCTGTGCTCGACAAGCTAAAGTTTATCAAGTTCAAATACCAGAAACTCTCTTAAGGCAAGGTGAAGGCTTTGATATTCTTATTGAAATTACTCTGTCCTACGTTGCTGAACCTCGTCGTACTCGTCGCCATCGCAGGAAATATTTATCTACATGGCTCGATTGGACATGTAGTAAAAAAGGAGAAGATCCTCAAAAGTTTCTAGACAGAGTACTCAAAAAATATAATGAGGCACCGCAAGATGCTGATGAAGGTGAAGGCTTATTTCGTTGGACTCTTGGCAAACGACAATTCAGACCCAACAGCGACGATCAACGAAGACCAAGGGGGATTGATGGGATCGTGAAAGAGATTTCTAGAAGTACAGGAACCGTCCAAAAGGACTGGGCAAAAGTGCAGTCCTATGATCTGCGTGAGGGCTTCTGCATTGCAGTCGTTGGACATGAGGGGTGGAATAAAAGCTCAGAAGCAACTGCACCCTATTCTTTGGTTGTTAGTTTTGAAGCCGTTAATTCAGAAATTTCAATTTATGATGCATTTATTCAAGTTCAGCAACCTTTGCAAGTACAGCAGGAAGTACAGATGACTATTTCCTGA
- a CDS encoding ABC transporter permease — translation MTPTLTGLMPSPIRRSPSLQDYALDLSQDVHYGLRGLFRSPGFTLVAVLALGLGIGVNTAIFSLVNAFFFKPLPVDNQEQLVQIYPRDPNAPSETQLSYPYYLDLQEDNPVFSGLLSYQFVQMGLTQDANQQRVFGQIVTGNYFRVLGVRAALGRTFLPEEDRIPERYPVVVLSHAFWERLGGDRRLVGQNLTLNNTAFTVLGVAPVDFRGTDVGGAPDFWVPMMMYERVLANRSLQSRSNLWLYMLGRLKPGVTLSAARAAMNARALHLAEAFPTTDQDRKLRLVPLGESRLKLLGSAGNLTLVSVLLTVVVGMVLLIACANVANLVLARAASREQEIAVRLALGASRGRLTRQLLAESLLLGSLGGGVGLGLAVLTSRLSSSFTLPVGVALALDTRLDGRMLAFTLVLSLLSGLLFGLAPARQAARTQLVSALKVQMGNTGLSLRKLGLRQFLVIAQVALSLVLLVGASLFLRSLQNAQAINPGFQADRSVTLTLDLRTAGYTRERGQVLYSRLVERIQSLPGVEVASMAQFLPLSFRGSTLAVTVAGVTPVSKPIPVSVNTVSPGYLRTMGIPLLRGRDFTSQDTGTGRRVAMISEAMARRFWPRQDPVGERFTASGRSVTVVGVVADIMFRSLGEVPQPFFYMPLAQQYRPEVNLQVRMVGAPAALLATLRREVQEIDPGLAVFEAKTLSAQLDLALWPARIGAALLGTFGLLALVLATLGIYGLMAYSVNRRTRELGIRIALGARQSDILRLVVGQGMTLVLAGLILGLIGASVLSHLLASFLYGVSAFDPVTLGLTSLILGNVALVACGLPALKAARTNPLVALRYD, via the coding sequence TTGACCCCTACCCTCACTGGCCTGATGCCCTCCCCTATCCGCCGATCCCCTTCTCTACAAGACTATGCCCTGGATCTGAGCCAGGATGTGCACTATGGCCTGCGCGGGCTGTTTAGGAGCCCCGGCTTCACCTTGGTTGCGGTCCTTGCCCTCGGCCTGGGCATCGGGGTCAACACGGCTATCTTCAGCTTGGTCAATGCTTTTTTCTTCAAACCCCTGCCCGTGGATAATCAGGAACAATTGGTCCAAATCTATCCCCGCGACCCCAATGCTCCCAGCGAGACCCAACTCTCGTACCCCTACTATCTTGATCTCCAGGAGGACAACCCCGTCTTCTCTGGTCTATTGTCCTACCAGTTTGTCCAGATGGGCTTGACCCAGGATGCCAACCAGCAACGGGTGTTCGGTCAGATTGTGACGGGCAACTACTTCCGGGTATTGGGGGTGCGTGCGGCATTGGGACGGACTTTTTTGCCGGAGGAGGACCGTATCCCCGAGCGCTATCCCGTGGTGGTGCTCAGCCATGCCTTTTGGGAACGGCTGGGGGGCGACCGGCGGTTAGTGGGCCAAAACCTCACCCTCAACAACACTGCCTTCACCGTGTTGGGTGTCGCACCAGTTGATTTCCGGGGAACTGATGTTGGGGGAGCACCGGACTTTTGGGTGCCAATGATGATGTATGAGCGTGTCTTGGCTAACCGTAGTCTCCAGAGCCGCAGTAACCTCTGGCTCTACATGCTGGGCCGACTCAAACCCGGCGTCACCCTCTCAGCGGCCCGTGCTGCCATGAATGCCCGAGCCTTACACCTGGCTGAAGCCTTTCCTACCACGGACCAGGACCGCAAACTACGCCTTGTTCCCTTGGGGGAGAGCCGTCTCAAATTACTGGGGAGTGCCGGGAACCTGACCCTGGTCTCCGTCCTGCTCACGGTGGTGGTCGGGATGGTTTTGCTCATCGCCTGCGCCAATGTCGCTAATCTAGTCCTGGCGCGTGCTGCCAGCCGTGAGCAGGAAATCGCTGTCCGGCTGGCCCTAGGCGCAAGTCGGGGCCGACTGACCCGGCAGTTGCTGGCCGAGAGCCTGCTATTGGGGAGCCTCGGTGGAGGGGTAGGGTTAGGACTAGCCGTGCTCACCAGTCGCCTGAGCAGTTCGTTCACCCTTCCTGTAGGCGTGGCCCTGGCGCTCGATACCCGGTTGGATGGGCGGATGCTGGCTTTTACCCTCGTGCTCTCTCTACTGAGCGGGCTCCTCTTTGGATTAGCCCCCGCCCGTCAAGCTGCCCGCACCCAGCTCGTGAGCGCCCTCAAAGTCCAGATGGGGAATACCGGACTGAGTCTGCGTAAATTGGGCCTGCGCCAGTTCTTGGTGATAGCCCAGGTGGCACTTTCGCTGGTGCTGTTGGTGGGAGCCAGTTTGTTTTTGCGCAGCTTGCAGAATGCCCAGGCCATCAATCCGGGGTTTCAGGCCGACCGCTCCGTCACCCTGACGCTGGACCTGCGTACCGCAGGCTATACCCGCGAACGCGGGCAGGTGCTCTATAGCCGTTTGGTGGAGCGCATTCAGTCCTTACCCGGCGTGGAGGTAGCCAGCATGGCTCAGTTTCTACCGTTAAGCTTCCGGGGCAGTACCCTGGCGGTCACGGTGGCTGGGGTAACCCCGGTTAGTAAACCTATACCGGTTAGTGTGAACACAGTCTCCCCAGGCTACCTGCGCACCATGGGCATTCCCTTGCTGCGCGGGCGTGACTTCACCAGTCAGGACACCGGGACGGGTCGCCGGGTCGCTATGATCAGCGAGGCGATGGCTCGACGATTCTGGCCGAGGCAGGACCCGGTCGGGGAGCGTTTCACTGCGTCGGGCCGCTCGGTGACCGTGGTTGGGGTGGTGGCGGATATTATGTTCCGCAGTCTGGGCGAAGTACCTCAACCCTTTTTCTATATGCCTCTAGCCCAGCAGTATCGTCCCGAGGTCAACCTCCAGGTCCGGATGGTCGGTGCCCCTGCGGCATTACTGGCTACCCTACGGCGGGAGGTGCAGGAAATTGACCCCGGACTTGCCGTCTTCGAAGCCAAGACGTTGAGTGCCCAACTGGACTTGGCCCTCTGGCCCGCCCGCATCGGTGCGGCCCTGTTGGGGACTTTTGGTCTGTTGGCGTTGGTGCTGGCGACCTTGGGAATCTATGGTTTGATGGCGTACTCAGTAAACCGACGCACTCGCGAGTTGGGGATTCGTATCGCCCTGGGTGCACGCCAAAGTGATATTCTCCGTCTGGTGGTTGGCCAAGGCATGACCCTGGTGCTGGCAGGGCTCATCCTCGGTTTGATTGGAGCGAGTGTCCTGAGTCACCTGCTCGCCAGTTTCCTTTACGGCGTGAGTGCCTTTGACCCGGTCACCTTGGGGTTGACCTCCCTGATATTAGGGAATGTTGCCCTGGTCGCCTGTGGCCTTCCGGCCCTCAAAGCCGCTCGGACTAACCCCCTGGTAGCCCTACGCTACGACTAA
- a CDS encoding ATP-binding protein, whose product MKNIEITSQGIRRALKKYDYSRSISEYIWNGFDAHACEVSVDFEANAIGNISTISITDNGYGIRDINKFKPIFESEKEIDPSQIRVSSATHGKNGVGRLTFFTFAESATWKTVYKGKDGFYEQTIQVHGNSLHNFSPSEPQLTDKSAGTTVIFSGIHTITQHNFTDEIYKFICKEFAWFLELNRLRYFSLKINGEPVNYTSAIVGEQEDYCLKLQEYQFDIKFIRWKEGLNREYSRYYFIDSDNLEKCTRTTTLNNKGDKFFHSIYIKSNFFNSKSVPFFEGTIARFTDDGKVYEELIESVDVFLRQKRRPFLRGAAEKIVEDFEKSHIFPTFRNNTWDQYRRQELEDFIKELYQVEPKIFGSLNVEQKKVIVHFINLIIDSGERGKLIDILGEIVKLESSELQQLSESLKVSKLSNIIKTIRLIEDRYTAINELKELVFNKAMNANERDHIQKFIEKHYWIFGEQYHLITAAEPKFEKALRRYIFHLRGEKPLVAINHSDKNKEMDIFMVRQLHKDDHISNVVIELKHPNLNLGGKELEQVKKYMSVILEQEEFNASNMTWDFFLVGNDFSETNYIEREIKNAKHHGERSLAYYVDNYKIYVKKWSEIFTEFELRHRFLYDKLDLERSKLISSKNNANQVIENLDANSAIQGCEVLIPD is encoded by the coding sequence ATGAAGAATATTGAAATTACCTCACAAGGCATTCGGAGAGCTCTCAAAAAGTATGATTACTCCCGTTCTATCTCCGAATATATATGGAATGGTTTTGATGCTCATGCCTGCGAAGTATCTGTTGATTTTGAAGCCAATGCAATTGGTAATATTTCTACAATTTCAATTACTGATAATGGTTATGGTATAAGGGATATTAACAAGTTTAAACCCATTTTTGAGTCAGAAAAAGAAATAGATCCATCTCAAATTAGAGTCTCTTCAGCTACGCATGGTAAGAATGGCGTTGGTAGACTAACATTTTTCACATTTGCAGAATCTGCGACTTGGAAAACAGTATATAAAGGAAAAGATGGATTTTATGAACAGACAATACAAGTACATGGAAACTCACTTCATAATTTCTCGCCATCTGAACCTCAACTAACCGATAAAAGTGCTGGAACAACTGTAATTTTTAGTGGAATACATACCATCACGCAACATAACTTTACAGATGAAATTTACAAATTTATTTGTAAAGAGTTCGCATGGTTTCTTGAATTGAATAGACTTAGATATTTTTCCTTGAAAATCAATGGGGAGCCAGTGAATTATACTTCAGCTATTGTTGGAGAACAGGAGGATTATTGTCTGAAATTACAAGAATATCAGTTCGATATTAAGTTTATCAGGTGGAAAGAGGGTTTAAATAGGGAGTATTCTAGATACTATTTTATCGATTCTGATAATCTTGAAAAATGCACAAGGACTACCACGCTTAATAATAAAGGAGATAAATTTTTTCACAGTATTTACATAAAAAGCAACTTTTTTAATTCAAAGTCTGTCCCTTTCTTCGAAGGAACGATTGCTAGATTCACAGATGATGGAAAAGTATATGAAGAGCTAATTGAGAGCGTCGACGTATTTCTCAGACAGAAAAGACGTCCCTTTCTCAGAGGTGCAGCAGAAAAGATTGTTGAAGATTTTGAAAAAAGTCATATATTTCCAACATTCAGAAATAATACTTGGGATCAATACAGAAGGCAAGAGCTTGAAGATTTTATCAAAGAGCTTTACCAAGTTGAACCTAAAATATTTGGCAGCTTAAATGTAGAGCAAAAGAAGGTTATTGTGCATTTTATTAACTTGATTATTGATTCAGGTGAAAGAGGTAAGCTTATTGACATACTTGGTGAAATTGTGAAGCTTGAATCTTCCGAATTACAGCAACTTTCAGAGAGTCTGAAAGTTTCAAAATTATCTAATATAATTAAGACAATAAGATTGATAGAAGATAGATACACGGCGATAAATGAGCTCAAAGAACTTGTTTTTAACAAGGCTATGAACGCAAATGAACGTGACCACATTCAAAAATTCATTGAAAAACACTATTGGATCTTTGGCGAGCAGTATCATCTTATAACAGCGGCAGAACCAAAGTTCGAAAAGGCACTGCGTAGATATATATTTCATCTGCGAGGCGAGAAACCATTGGTTGCTATCAACCATTCAGACAAAAATAAAGAAATGGATATTTTTATGGTTAGGCAGCTTCATAAAGATGACCATATTAGCAATGTAGTCATAGAGTTAAAGCACCCAAATCTGAATCTTGGAGGAAAAGAGCTTGAGCAGGTTAAAAAGTACATGAGCGTTATTCTTGAACAAGAAGAATTTAACGCCTCAAATATGACATGGGATTTTTTCCTTGTTGGTAATGATTTCAGCGAGACTAATTATATTGAGCGTGAGATAAAAAACGCTAAACATCATGGTGAAAGATCCCTTGCATATTACGTCGATAACTACAAGATTTACGTAAAGAAATGGAGTGAGATTTTCACAGAATTTGAACTCCGGCATCGTTTTCTATATGACAAGCTTGACTTAGAACGTTCAAAACTTATTTCATCTAAGAATAATGCAAACCAAGTTATAGAAAATCTTGATGCTAATAGTGCCATACAGGGTTGCGAAGTATTAATTCCTGATTGA
- a CDS encoding cyclic peptide export ABC transporter, whose translation MPLVAGLWTAVADLVGVDLAKLAPSLLAVLLACLLLAITSYSLLDRQAHRALKRSREAWDQMVVYFDALIQGSRELKLHRPRRQVFWNDHLIPHAQTMRAASIQGEGFYVLALSWGQILPVLLIGLVLFVLPGLDGLETGVLTAYTLVVIQLTGAIGTLLETLPGLGRASVALSKVEALRTTLGAEPAQEGRPPLAHWQRLELVGITHRYISADQETFTLGPINLVFRPGELVFLAGGNGSGKTTLAKLISGLYTPEAGAIYLDGEPVGDHYRDDYRQLFTVLFADGYLFEHLFGLDEMRAAEYLTLVELDQRVQVEGGRFSTTALSQGQRKRLSLLTAYLEDRPFYIFDEWAANQDPQFRELFYQEMLPVLKARGKTVLVISHDDRYYPLADTLLKLDEGRLHLLSSRQPAPDPC comes from the coding sequence ATGCCACTTGTCGCCGGGTTGTGGACGGCGGTGGCGGATCTGGTTGGCGTAGACCTGGCCAAACTTGCGCCATCGCTGCTGGCAGTCCTGTTAGCGTGTCTCCTACTGGCTATCACGAGCTATAGTCTCCTCGACCGTCAAGCCCACCGCGCCCTCAAACGCAGTCGGGAGGCGTGGGACCAGATGGTGGTCTACTTCGACGCTCTAATCCAAGGGAGCCGGGAACTCAAGCTCCATCGCCCGCGGCGCCAGGTCTTCTGGAATGACCATCTCATCCCGCACGCTCAGACTATGCGTGCCGCCAGCATCCAAGGGGAGGGGTTCTATGTGCTGGCCTTGAGCTGGGGGCAGATTCTTCCCGTCCTACTGATTGGGTTGGTCTTGTTTGTTCTGCCCGGTCTGGATGGTCTAGAGACCGGGGTATTGACCGCCTATACCTTGGTGGTAATCCAGTTGACCGGGGCCATCGGCACCCTACTTGAGACCCTGCCGGGACTGGGGCGAGCTAGCGTTGCCCTCAGCAAAGTCGAGGCCCTGCGCACTACCCTGGGAGCCGAACCGGCCCAGGAAGGTCGCCCCCCTTTAGCCCACTGGCAGCGACTGGAACTGGTAGGCATCACCCACCGCTACATCAGTGCTGACCAGGAAACCTTTACTCTCGGCCCAATTAATCTAGTCTTCCGACCCGGAGAACTAGTGTTTTTGGCAGGAGGCAACGGTAGTGGCAAAACCACCCTAGCCAAACTGATCTCAGGTCTCTACACGCCAGAGGCTGGAGCTATCTACCTGGACGGGGAGCCTGTTGGGGACCACTATCGCGACGACTATCGCCAGCTCTTCACGGTTCTTTTTGCCGATGGATATCTCTTTGAGCATCTGTTTGGCTTGGATGAAATGCGGGCCGCAGAGTACCTGACCCTTGTTGAACTGGACCAACGGGTGCAGGTAGAGGGGGGCCGCTTTTCGACTACAGCGCTTTCCCAGGGGCAGCGCAAGCGCCTGTCGCTCCTGACCGCTTACCTGGAAGACCGGCCATTTTATATTTTTGATGAATGGGCCGCCAACCAAGACCCCCAGTTTAGAGAATTATTTTATCAAGAGATGCTTCCTGTGCTCAAGGCTCGGGGGAAAACCGTTTTGGTTATCAGCCATGACGACCGCTACTACCCCCTGGCTGATACCTTACTCAAGCTAGATGAAGGCCGCCTCCACTTGCTCAGCTCGAGACAACCTGCGCCCGACCCCTGTTGA